The following proteins are co-located in the Malus sylvestris chromosome 13, drMalSylv7.2, whole genome shotgun sequence genome:
- the LOC126595406 gene encoding uncharacterized protein LOC126595406: MVLYRNNNALICKLFTTTLQGEAQHWFHTLSPWSIWSFNDLSLVFTKEDSSYRSVKKKSDHLFNVKKNPKESLRDYMKRFKADKAKIVGWDDSIASAAFQKGLQANHSLFGELIMKEDLTLVEKYVIWDEARYEAKRKDRYPTKVGPTPKNYSKFLIPIHQIFCDVKSETWFKLLKQSKGDTSKLDHTKYYVFHRSLGHITDDFYTWKNYLEKLVKEGKVDRYLDKPAVQPRTNADTDEESSAKTIWINGIVAKSEHLEATNNSKKRKIQQELLVSQVQAVAQPRPIVSFTKKDAVDVNFQHDDVLVVSVKLAYAIIGRMMVDNGSVVNLLQLSVIQKMGLESTIIRRVEVLTRFNGHTSTAIGHIILDRKTPPVVSK, translated from the exons ATGGTCCTTTATCGGAACAACAATGCCCTTATTTGCAAGTTATTTACCACCACTTTGCAAGGTGAGGCACAACATTGGTTCCACACCTTGTCGCCATGGTCCATCTGGAGTTTCAATgatctttctttggttttcaccaaagaagaTTCGTCCTATCGCTCAGTCAAGAAGAAGTCCGACCACTTGTTTAATgtgaagaagaacccaaaggagtcgcttcgtgACTAcatgaagaggttcaaagcagataaggcaaagatagtcggaTGGGACGACTCGATAGCAAgcgcagccttccaaaaaggactccaAGCAAACCACTCACTGTTCGGAGAATTGATCATGAAGGAAGATCTAACCCTGGTAGAGAAGTATGTtatttgggacgaggctcg GTATGAGGCCAAGCGTAAGGACCGATACCCAACTAAAGTAGGCCCGACACCCAAGAACTATTCTAAGTTCTTGATCCCGATCCACCAAATCTTTTGCGATGTCAAGAGCGAAACATGGTTCAAGCTACTGAAGCAATCAAAGggagatacttccaagttggacCATACCAAGTACTACGTATTCCACCGAAGTCTCGGTCACATAACTGACGACTTCTACACTTGGAAGAATTACTTAGAGAAGCTTGTGAAAGAGGGTAAGGTCGACAGATACTTGGACAAGCCAGCTGTGCAGCCTAGAACGAATGCAGACACCGATGAAGAGTCGTCAGCTAAGACAATTTGGATTAATGGCATCGTCGCTAAATCCGAGCACTTGGAGGCCACCAACAAttccaagaagaggaagatccaaCAGGAACTACTAGTCTCACAAGTCCAGGCAGTTGCCCAACCTAGACCCATCGTTAGTTTCACTAAGAAGGATGCCGTAGACGTCAACTTTCAGCACGATGATGTGTTGGTGGTATCTGTCAAACTGGCCTATGCCATAATTGGCAGAATGATGGTTGATAATGGAAGTGTAGTTAACCTACTTCAACTCTCAGTAATTCAGAAGATGGGCCTAGAAAGCACAATCATACGTCGAGTGGAGGTACTCACTAGGTTCAACGGACACACCTCGACTGCCATTGGCCACATCATACTTGACAGGAAAACACCGCCAGTTGTCTCAAAGTAG